A region from the Mustelus asterias unplaced genomic scaffold, sMusAst1.hap1.1 HAP1_SCAFFOLD_2681, whole genome shotgun sequence genome encodes:
- the LOC144489927 gene encoding beta-1,3-galactosyltransferase 9-like, producing the protein MVRLSWKRISQLTGQFSCFLLPSRCPRVAFHSSGKYRVCRFLAALLLVAACVLTVTTFSAGYIEEWLLSPVTGLPADPSVSRLREAAAAFDPAALKPDAASFYRLSAPDVCSGSGPFLVSFVVSKPAHRGNREAIRQSWGSVREVGGRKVRTLFALGVPESPEEQEMIDREAARYGDVVQGHFLDTYLNLTHKTIMVTRWFTTYCPSAQYLLKVDDDVFLNLQNLVSLLLGWGERSTDLYLGRVHRKVRAIRNATSLYYVSEAAYPADILPDYCSGTSYVLSGDMARKVYIAALTLPLLRIEDVFVGLCALRVGVHPTHTSRMSGGLRFPFSRCCYKSIITSHHIAAKELMPMWRLVNDGHSCSPLAKLAARFVCNLKNLLDQIRAA; encoded by the coding sequence ATGGTACGTCTCTCCTGGAAACGGATTTCACAGCTAACGGGGCAGTTTAGCTGCTTCCTGCTGCCTTCCCGCTGCCCCCGCGTTGCGTTCCACTCCTCGGGGAAGTACAGGGTGTGCCGTTTCTTGGCTGCCTTGCTGCTCGTGGCTGCCTGCGTCCTGACGGTGACCACCTTCTCTGCCGGCTACATTGAGGAATGGCTCCTGAGCCCCGTGACTGGCCTTCCCGCGGACCCCAGCGTCTCCAGGCTGCGGGAGGCCGCCGCTGCCTTCGATCCAGCCGCCCTGAAGCCAGACGCGGCTAGCTTCTACCGGCTGTCTGCTCCCGATGTCTGCTCCGGCTCCGGCCCCTTCCTGGTCAGTTTCGTGGTCAGTAAACCGGCTCACCGTGGGAACCGAGAGGCCATTCGACAGAGCTGGGGCTCGGTGCGGGAGGTGGGGGGCCGGAAGGTCAGGACCCTCTTTGCCCTCGGAGTTCCAGAGAGCCCGGAGGAGCAGGAGATGATCGACCGGGAGGCTGCGCGGTACGGTGACGTGGTACAGGGTCACTTCCTGGACACGtacctcaacctgacccacaaGACCATCATGGTGACGCGCTGGTTTACCACCTACTGTCCCTCGGCCCAGTACCTCCTCAAGGTGGATGATGATGTCTTCCTCAACCTTCAGAACCTGGTGTCCCTCCTGCTGGGCTGGGGCGAGAGATCCACTGATCTGTACCTGGGCCGTGTCCACAGGAAGGTCCGGGCCATTCGTAACGCCACCAGCCTGTACTACGTGTCAGAAGCTGCGTACCCGGCAGACATTTTGCCCGATTACTGTAGTGGAACCTCCTACGTGCTGTCGGGGGATATGGCGCGCAAGGTGTACATAGCAGCACTGACGCTTCCTCTGCTCAGGATCGAGGATGTTTTTGTGGGTCTGTGCGCCCTCCGTGTGGGtgtccaccccacccacacctcccGCATGTCCGGGGGACTCCGCTTCCCCTTCAGTCGCTGCTGCTACAAGTCTATCATCACCTCCCACCACATCGCAGCCAAGGAACTGATGCCGATGTGGCGTCTGGTTAACGATGGTCACAGCTGCTCACCGCTGGCAAAACTGGCAGCTCGCTTCGTCTGCAACCTGAAGAATCTGCTCGACCAAATCCGTGCTGCCTGA